In Microbacterium pumilum, the following proteins share a genomic window:
- a CDS encoding CoA pyrophosphatase → MPADQPARNARAELIALAEVAATGGGAQGIASLVDLPEAADCRPAAVLILFGVLDSLQSGHDADANAVSRDLDVLLLARASTLRSHPGQVAFPGGRVDPEDDGPVAAALREAEEETGLDPEGVEVLGTLDSIPLAYSQHVVTPVLAWWRHPSPVRVVDTAESADVFRAPVGDLLNPANRGSTVIRRDGQEWRGPGFLVAHATGEHLVWGFTGLLLDGLFDRLGWTEPWDAARELPLVLPESD, encoded by the coding sequence ATGCCTGCCGATCAGCCCGCCCGGAATGCGCGGGCCGAGCTCATCGCGCTCGCAGAGGTTGCGGCCACTGGCGGCGGTGCGCAGGGAATCGCATCACTTGTCGACCTTCCGGAGGCAGCGGACTGCCGACCGGCGGCTGTCCTCATCCTGTTCGGAGTGCTCGACTCGTTGCAGAGCGGTCACGATGCTGACGCGAACGCGGTGTCGCGGGACCTCGACGTGCTGCTGCTGGCACGAGCGTCGACGCTACGGTCGCACCCCGGCCAGGTCGCATTCCCAGGCGGACGCGTCGACCCCGAGGACGACGGTCCCGTGGCGGCCGCGCTCAGGGAGGCCGAGGAGGAGACCGGGCTCGACCCCGAGGGTGTCGAGGTCCTCGGCACGCTCGACAGCATCCCACTGGCGTATTCGCAGCATGTCGTCACGCCAGTGCTCGCGTGGTGGCGGCATCCGTCACCCGTTCGCGTCGTCGACACAGCCGAGTCCGCCGACGTGTTCCGAGCGCCCGTCGGCGACTTGCTCAACCCCGCGAACCGCGGGTCCACGGTGATCCGCCGCGACGGGCAGGAGTGGCGTGGGCCCGGGTTTCTCGTCGCTCACGCCACCGGTGAGCATCTCGTGTGGGGCTTCACCGGGCTGCTGCTCGACGGACTCTTCGACAGACTCGGCTGGACCGAGCCGTGGGATGCCGCCCGCGAACTGCCGCTCGTCCTGCCCGAGTCGGACTGA
- a CDS encoding IS1096 element passenger TnpR family protein: MRSSTLRHLIRLRLTLVGPLPEIWREVVVDRDLSLAHLRDVIQAVFEGQDCRHHLFTDDLDSPVWSRTRRRWGDRLTMIDLRDPTVIDEASARIGSVLRESRPLYYGHTCEDGWLVEVEAHEDILEAASTPPVRVTAGERRSPLPCCRGPFEHSVLVGVLEDPAHPEREALRAQVERTIGPWSHFDPEEFDIVEVQRRLDMLDPDAPRLGVGVQPIRTGPLEWLVARLPRPARAGLERQLATSGLDLPAVITNDEARAATREFGWVVSRAADGGIPLIDGIVDPEVVRIGSAALGCDEEQMLRLIALAKRGHLLYARGGRLRANKRSAAAVMQPSELWSLLARELGRTVAPGMSGDLFLLAIADGSLADPEIGIRRCAEAVALLRQGQRRESWGYHGSRSDDCEQTCDCPNDGAENWHDVIARVIRDAATDGAGEEAVPLAAQFAGHEARDLGFDPDWFERSAARPYALAIRSGGEPQVAESEMLAELDDLIRLLSMFGLERGDAGTWIVPPTLQEFARESLRRPGAHRVPAHIDF; this comes from the coding sequence ATGCGCTCATCGACCCTTCGCCACCTCATCCGTCTCCGTCTCACCCTGGTCGGCCCGCTGCCCGAGATCTGGCGCGAAGTCGTCGTCGATCGAGATCTGTCACTCGCCCACCTTCGTGACGTCATCCAGGCCGTCTTCGAAGGGCAGGACTGCCGCCATCACCTGTTCACCGACGACCTCGACTCGCCGGTGTGGTCACGGACCCGCCGCCGCTGGGGAGACCGTTTGACCATGATCGACCTTCGGGATCCGACGGTCATCGACGAAGCATCGGCACGAATCGGCTCGGTGCTGCGCGAGTCACGGCCGCTGTACTACGGACACACGTGCGAAGACGGCTGGCTCGTCGAGGTCGAAGCGCATGAAGACATCCTCGAGGCGGCATCCACTCCCCCCGTACGGGTGACCGCAGGCGAGCGTCGGTCTCCGCTCCCGTGCTGCCGCGGACCGTTCGAGCACTCGGTTCTCGTCGGGGTGCTCGAAGACCCTGCTCATCCCGAGCGAGAAGCCCTTCGTGCCCAGGTCGAGCGCACGATCGGCCCGTGGTCGCATTTCGATCCGGAGGAATTCGACATCGTCGAGGTGCAGCGGAGGCTCGACATGCTCGATCCCGACGCACCCCGTCTTGGAGTCGGAGTGCAGCCGATCCGCACAGGGCCACTCGAGTGGCTCGTCGCACGACTGCCTCGTCCGGCACGGGCGGGTCTCGAGCGACAGCTCGCGACGAGCGGGCTCGACCTGCCTGCGGTCATCACGAACGACGAGGCACGAGCAGCCACCCGCGAGTTCGGCTGGGTCGTCTCTCGCGCGGCGGACGGGGGCATCCCCCTGATCGACGGCATCGTCGACCCTGAGGTGGTGCGCATCGGCAGCGCCGCGCTCGGCTGCGACGAGGAGCAGATGCTGCGGCTCATCGCCCTCGCCAAACGCGGACACCTGCTCTACGCGCGCGGCGGCAGGCTTCGGGCGAACAAGCGCTCTGCCGCGGCAGTCATGCAACCCAGCGAGCTGTGGTCGCTGCTGGCCCGAGAACTCGGGCGCACGGTCGCACCCGGAATGTCAGGTGATCTCTTCCTGCTGGCGATCGCCGATGGCAGTCTCGCCGATCCCGAGATCGGCATCAGGCGCTGCGCCGAGGCAGTCGCGCTGCTGCGTCAGGGACAGCGGCGCGAAAGCTGGGGGTATCACGGCTCGCGATCCGACGACTGCGAGCAAACGTGCGACTGTCCCAACGACGGAGCGGAGAACTGGCACGACGTCATCGCTCGGGTGATCCGCGACGCCGCGACCGACGGAGCAGGCGAAGAAGCCGTTCCGCTCGCGGCGCAGTTCGCGGGCCACGAGGCTCGCGACCTCGGTTTCGATCCCGATTGGTTCGAGCGCTCGGCTGCGCGACCCTACGCCCTCGCGATCCGGTCGGGGGGCGAACCACAGGTCGCTGAGAGCGAGATGCTCGCCGAACTCGATGACCTCATCCGACTGCTCTCGATGTTCGGCCTGGAACGAGGGGATGCCGGCACGTGGATCGTGCCGCCGACTCTGCAGGAGTTCGCACGCGAGAGTCTGCGCCGGCCGGGCGCCCATCGAGTGCCGGCCCACATCGACTTCTGA
- a CDS encoding response regulator transcription factor: MRVLIVEDELYLAEAIRDGFRLEAIAADIAPDGDSALEQLAVNLYDVVVLDRDIPGPNGDEIARHLAGAAESPRVLMLTAADRLDDKATGFESGADDYLTKPFALRELVLRVRALGRRPAAGTPPIVEVSGIRLDRFRREVFRDGRYVALTRKQFAVLDVLMTAGGGVVSAEDLLERAWDENADPFTNAVRITISTLRKRLGEPWVIETVPGVGYRMSS; this comes from the coding sequence ATGCGCGTGCTGATCGTCGAGGACGAGCTCTACCTCGCCGAGGCGATCCGTGACGGCTTCCGACTCGAGGCGATCGCGGCCGACATCGCACCGGACGGCGACTCCGCGCTCGAGCAGCTCGCCGTCAATCTCTACGATGTGGTCGTGCTCGACCGTGACATCCCCGGTCCGAACGGCGACGAGATCGCCCGGCATCTCGCTGGTGCGGCGGAAAGTCCCCGCGTGCTGATGCTCACGGCCGCCGACCGGCTCGATGACAAGGCGACGGGTTTCGAGAGCGGGGCCGACGACTACCTCACCAAGCCCTTCGCGCTGCGCGAGCTGGTTCTCCGCGTGCGGGCGCTGGGCCGGCGACCGGCGGCGGGGACGCCCCCGATCGTCGAGGTCTCCGGCATCCGCCTCGACCGCTTTCGTCGTGAAGTCTTCCGCGACGGACGCTATGTCGCTCTCACGCGCAAGCAGTTCGCGGTGCTCGATGTGCTCATGACGGCGGGCGGCGGAGTCGTCAGCGCCGAGGACCTGCTCGAGCGCGCGTGGGATGAGAACGCCGATCCGTTCACCAACGCCGTCCGCATCACGATCTCGACGCTGCGCAAACGCCTCGGCGAGCCGTGGGTCATCGAGACGGTTCCCGGCGTCGGGTACCGGATGAGCTCGTGA
- a CDS encoding lytic transglycosylase domain-containing protein, which translates to MRSKTSSPSVRRTRRMVERRARRRPAVIVAGLAVGLITAVGFAGVAPVSYAQADGVSASFALASYTTTAQPDAAVAKTETDTASSSAREAVADADAAVAAARTVAADIKASGLDVGVADTTIDTVALEETADRLELGIDHMPEPLLPWVTDQVTTLVSSVNKRVAGLRGGLDAAVALKAQQEAEAKAQQEAEAAAAAEREAAEREAAEAQPAAPVAAAMPTAAIPAGGGGGDNSPAGAQASAYAMFPGYGWGDDQFGCIVALWNRESGWNYQAYNSSSGAFGIPQALPGSKMASAGADWQSNAATQVAWGLGYVAGRYGSPCGAWSHSESYGWY; encoded by the coding sequence ATGCGCTCGAAGACATCCAGCCCCTCTGTCCGCCGCACCCGCCGAATGGTCGAACGCCGCGCTCGACGCCGTCCCGCCGTCATCGTCGCGGGTCTTGCCGTCGGACTCATCACCGCGGTGGGTTTCGCCGGCGTGGCGCCCGTGTCGTATGCCCAGGCAGACGGCGTATCGGCGAGCTTCGCCCTCGCTTCGTACACGACAACCGCTCAGCCTGACGCCGCGGTCGCCAAGACCGAGACCGACACCGCCTCTTCTAGCGCGCGCGAGGCGGTCGCCGACGCCGATGCCGCGGTCGCTGCAGCCCGAACCGTTGCCGCTGATATCAAAGCCTCAGGGTTGGACGTCGGCGTCGCCGACACGACCATCGATACCGTCGCCCTCGAAGAGACCGCGGATCGCCTCGAACTGGGCATCGACCACATGCCCGAGCCCCTGCTTCCCTGGGTCACCGACCAGGTGACGACCCTGGTCTCGTCCGTCAACAAGCGGGTCGCCGGACTCCGCGGCGGCCTCGACGCGGCGGTCGCCCTCAAGGCGCAGCAGGAAGCAGAAGCGAAGGCCCAACAGGAAGCCGAAGCCGCCGCAGCCGCCGAGCGTGAAGCAGCCGAGCGTGAAGCAGCCGAAGCACAGCCGGCGGCGCCCGTGGCAGCAGCCATGCCGACCGCGGCGATCCCTGCGGGTGGCGGCGGCGGCGACAATAGCCCGGCCGGTGCACAGGCCTCCGCGTATGCGATGTTCCCCGGCTACGGCTGGGGTGACGACCAGTTCGGATGCATCGTCGCGCTGTGGAACAGGGAGTCAGGCTGGAACTACCAGGCCTACAACAGCTCGAGCGGTGCCTTCGGCATCCCGCAGGCGCTTCCCGGCAGCAAGATGGCGAGCGCAGGCGCGGACTGGCAGTCGAACGCCGCCACCCAGGTCGCCTGGGGTCTCGGCTACGTCGCCGGCCGATACGGCTCCCCCTGCGGCGCATGGTCGCACTCCGAGTCGTACGGCTGGTACTGA
- a CDS encoding M15 family metallopeptidase, with translation MQHPAPSRTLVRPLSRARRLTVLALAVCVAALSAAFVIVVVNATFASAIAPFAPTADDGLIAEGAVVTLADDDVPAVARLDAALRDAMRQAEAAAAVDGVAFQVTSGWRSSQYQQWLLDDAIELYESEQVARQFVATPERSSHVTGHAVDIAPVDAQLWLIQNGASFGICQTYANERWHFERATAPGGVCPEMRTDAAA, from the coding sequence ATGCAGCATCCTGCTCCCTCCCGCACTCTTGTCCGACCCCTCTCTCGCGCGCGGCGCCTGACGGTCCTCGCCCTCGCGGTGTGCGTCGCCGCGCTGTCGGCGGCATTCGTCATCGTGGTGGTCAACGCGACGTTCGCCTCGGCGATCGCTCCGTTCGCGCCCACCGCCGACGACGGCCTCATCGCCGAGGGTGCGGTCGTGACGCTCGCCGACGACGACGTTCCCGCCGTCGCCAGGCTCGACGCCGCGCTGCGCGACGCGATGCGGCAGGCAGAGGCGGCGGCCGCGGTCGATGGCGTTGCGTTCCAGGTGACGAGCGGATGGCGCAGCAGCCAGTACCAGCAGTGGCTTCTGGATGATGCGATCGAGCTGTACGAGAGCGAACAGGTCGCGCGTCAATTCGTCGCGACCCCCGAGCGCTCGAGCCACGTCACGGGCCACGCCGTCGACATCGCGCCGGTCGATGCCCAGTTGTGGCTGATCCAGAACGGCGCGAGCTTCGGCATCTGTCAGACCTACGCCAACGAGCGCTGGCACTTCGAGCGTGCGACAGCGCCCGGGGGCGTGTGCCCCGAGATGAGGACGGATGCCGCGGCCTGA